Within the Gammaproteobacteria bacterium genome, the region GGGTAGCTATGAAGTGGTGATGGTCAATAATGCAGCCGGCGAATGGGTGGTGGATGTGCGCCCTTTGATCCGATGTAATGTTTCGGTCATTGTTGAGCAAAATGGCCGGCGTGAATCCGGTTATGCCGGAGGGGGAGGACGTTATTCCTATACCGATCTCATCGATCAAAATCTACCACAAGAATTTGTCGACAAAGCCGTACATCAGGCCCTGGTAAATCTGGAGTCTATCCCGGCACCGGCCGGTAGCATGACGGTGGTGCTTGGCAATGGTTGGCCGGGGGTGTTATTACATGAAGCCATCGGGCATGGTTTGGAAGGTGACTTTAACCGCAAAGGATCCTCGGCATTTAGTGGCCGGGTGGGTGAGCAAGTCGCTTCAAGTTTATGCACGATCGTTGATGACGGCACCATACAGGGTCGACGCGGCTCGTTAAGCATGGATGACGAAGGCCAACAGACCCAATGCACTACCCTGATCGAGAACGGTATTCTCAAGGGGTATATGCAAGACCGCATGAATGCGCGTTTGATGGATGTGGCGCCCACCGGTAACGGTCGGCGTGAATCCTACGCGCATCTCCCGATGCCACGCATGACCAATACCTATATGTTAGCTGGCGAGTCCGACCCGCAAGAAATCATCGAGTCGGTTAAAGACGGAATCTATGCGGTTAATTTTGGCGGCGGTCAGGTGGATATCACTTCGGGCAAGTTTGTATTCTCGGCCAATGAAGCCTATCTCATCGAGAACGGTAAAGTCACAGCCCCGGTCAAAGGCGCGACGCTGATCGGCAATGGCCCGGATGCATTAACCCGGGTTTCCATGGTCGGCAATGACCTGGAGCTGGATACCGGAGTCGGGGTATGTGGCAAGGAAGGACAAAGTGTGCCGGTTGGGGTTGGACAACCGACCTTGAAGATTGATGGCTTGACGGTGGGTGGAACAGCTTAGTCGTGATTGACTTGTAAGGTCGAAAACTTTATTAAAAAACCAAATTTCAATAATGCGGCGGGACTTCGTCTTCAGGTCTGGGTTGTTCTCCTACATTTGCGTCACTGTTTTTAATGGTCTCTAAGGCCTGTATATGACTGATCTTGAGTTTTTCCAACTCTTTTTGTTGTCGGTAGAATTCATCGCTTAGCTTGTTGAGTGCATCTTCCAGAAAGGCGACTTTA harbors:
- a CDS encoding SlyX family protein, which codes for MSNDALQELEVKVAFLEDALNKLSDEFYRQQKELEKLKISHIQALETIKNSDANVGEQPRPEDEVPPHY
- the tldD gene encoding metalloprotease TldD, which encodes PLDSLSDDDKVALLQKIDQLARAKDSRVQQVNATLAGSYEVVMVNNAAGEWVVDVRPLIRCNVSVIVEQNGRRESGYAGGGGRYSYTDLIDQNLPQEFVDKAVHQALVNLESIPAPAGSMTVVLGNGWPGVLLHEAIGHGLEGDFNRKGSSAFSGRVGEQVASSLCTIVDDGTIQGRRGSLSMDDEGQQTQCTTLIENGILKGYMQDRMNARLMDVAPTGNGRRESYAHLPMPRMTNTYMLAGESDPQEIIESVKDGIYAVNFGGGQVDITSGKFVFSANEAYLIENGKVTAPVKGATLIGNGPDALTRVSMVGNDLELDTGVGVCGKEGQSVPVGVGQPTLKIDGLTVGGTA